From one Drosophila ananassae strain 14024-0371.13 chromosome 4 unlocalized genomic scaffold, ASM1763931v2 tig00000061, whole genome shotgun sequence genomic stretch:
- the LOC26514550 gene encoding uncharacterized protein LOC26514550 produces the protein MLRPLASAERPDSQAGGGPGSGQFPPAVGDVETCLHVALRSGPQDNYGAVVQRISDLQLHPNHQPEEASSLFYAAMCFCFFEEFNVVHTIGQVSANFLDSRISLIFHLSTAAPALYLAAALPPKELIPRIVFSNLTSVEVTHGISIPAVRNMVILTEHMRTIRYRFSRTVLILISLLFFQLYLLPSSPAAETEDHRVPDMDEAGYPAKRDRGVQRQH, from the exons ATGCTCCGCCCACTTGCATCCGCAGAGCGGCCAGATAGCCAAGCTGGTGGAGGCCCTGGCTCCGGCCAGTTTCCCCCAGCTGTCGGAGATGTTGAAACGTGTCTGCATGTAGCTCTCAGATCTGGCCCCCAAGACAATTACGGAGCTGTTGTGCAACGCATATCAGACCTCCAATTGCATCCCAACCACCAACCTGAAGAGGCTTCTTCGCTTTTCTACGCGGCTATGTGCTTTTGTTTCTTTGAAGAGTTCAATGTTGTCCATACTATCGGCCAAGTATCGGCCAA CTTTTTGGACTCACGGATCTCGTTGATTTTCCATTTGTCGACCGCAGCTCCAGCTCTTTATCTGGCTGCGGCTCTGCCGCCCAAGGAACTCATTCCCAGGATTGTTTTTAGCAATCTGACGAGTGTGGAGGTCACCCATGGCATCTCCATTCCGGCAGTCCGCAATATGGTTATCCTAACAGAACATATGCGGACTATTCGTTATAGATTTTCTAGAACAGTTCTGATTCTCATTTCTCTACTATTTTTCCAGCTTTACCTTTTACCATCTAGCCCTGCTGCTGAAACAGAAGATCACAGAGTTCCAGACATGGATGAAGCGGGTTATCCTGCAAAGCGAGACCGTGGAGTACAACGCCAACATTGA
- the LOC6501768 gene encoding putative dual specificity tyrosine-phosphorylation-regulated kinase 3 homolog isoform X8: MVGSNNKNNTIQLSGMNSIHTGLHSGENTLKDISSKNLTIFKVPQKSKTIPYFKVQMLQQSQSLHQTNSHNSNLEQYDDIAVPQLSSSCGSSTMFHKRKDFPAQSNTKLINFAENIPNLQRNSTTDNCELSESIQAHSLPMAAVISTKSDSATRRNLGEECLSTISGNCNPIEETQYKSPILLKDNLLVQKDCFSFHQQIIMSGQQKIALQEKPKVLVVSPQQVMILYMHKLTPYERTEILAFPQIYFIGANAKKRPGVYGPNNSDYDNEHGAYIHVPHDHVAYRYEMLKIIGKGSFGQVIKAYDHKTHEHVALKIVRNEKRFHRQAQEEIRILHHLRRHDKYNTMNIIHMFDYFTFRNHTCITFELLSINLYELIKKNGFKGFSLQLVRKFAHSLLQCLDALYKNDIIHCDMKPENVLLKQQGRSGIKD, translated from the exons ATGGTTGGttctaataataaaaacaataccATTCAATTGTCTGGAATGAACTCAATTCACACTGGCTTACATTCAGGAGAAAATACATTGAAGGATATTTCctcaaaaaatttaacaatttttaaagttCCTCAAAAATCCAAAACGATACCATATTTCAAAGTTCAAATGCTTCAACAAAGTCAGAGCCTTCATCAAACTAATTCTCATAATTCGAATCTTGAGCAATACGATGATATTGCGGTGCCACAATTAAGTAGTAGCTGTGGATCATCGACTATGTTTCATAAACGGAAAGATTTTCCAGCTCAGTCAAATACAAAACTTATTAATTTTGCTgaaaatattccaaatttGCAACGAAATTCAACTACCGATAATTGTGAACTCTCGGAGTCGATTCAAG CTCATTCCTTGCCTATGGCAGCAGTCATTTCGACAAAATCTGATTCTGCCACCAGACGAAATTTAGGGGAGGAATGTTTAAGCACTATTTCTGGAAACTGTAATCCAATTGAAGAAACACAATACAAGTCGCcgattttgttgaaagatAATCTATTAGTTCAAAAGGACTGTTTTTCATTTCACCAGCAGATTATTATGTCTGGACAACAGAAAATCGCTTTACAAGAAAAACCAAAAGTTCTGGTTGTTTCTCCCCAACAGGTTATGATTTTGTACATGCATAAACTGACTCCCTACGAGCGTACAGAAATACTCGCATTTcctcaaatatattttattggtGCTAATGCAAAGAAGCGCCCAGGAGTCTACGGACCAAATAACTCAGATTACGATAATGAGCACGGTGCATATATCCATGTACCACATGACCACGTTGCGTATCGTTATGAAATGCTTAAAATTATCGGTAAAGGCAGTTTTGGTCAGGTCATCAAAGCCTATGATCATAAGACCCATGAGCATGTGGCGTTAAAAATAGTTCGGAATGAAAAGCGTTTTCATCGCCAAGCTCAAGAAGAAATAAGAATTCTTCATCATTTGCGTCGACATGATAAATATAATACGATGAATATAATACATATGTTTGACTACTTTACATTTCGTAATCATACTTGCATAACATTTGAGCTACTTAGCATTAATCTTTatgaattaataaaaaaaaatggatttaAGGGCTTCAGCTTGCAATTAGTAAGAAAATTTGCGCATTCGCTTCTTCAATGCTTGGATGCACTTTATAAAAATGACATTATACATTGTGATATGAAGCCAGAAAATGTTCTCTTAAAACAACAAGGCCGCTCTGGTATTAAG